A single genomic interval of Streptomyces sp. BA2 harbors:
- a CDS encoding FixH family protein, producing the protein MTALATSDASSPCGTGADQDVAAAPRADCIADSAGGLTFDVTDPGGKGAAYLLLRRRDAASADEDVRLPLSPAADGRLRAALPSSVELAEGRWNAYAEVGGGTPRRLAPGVNDLRSLVDRAPSGARGHIAVRIPYATKQGNLSVRSWLRAPHAEIGELRIEGTEVAAQGRVYGTTLTGAAYAEASRRAEPDRIERYELTADGVEFSFGLHCDVLADSGPGPWDLWLRPAGESGPRIRLARLLDDIPDKKQIFTYPVVRLDTAAHGPLEAGAYYTNDNDLSVRIREANTVEG; encoded by the coding sequence ATGACGGCCTTGGCCACCTCGGACGCCTCATCGCCCTGCGGCACCGGTGCCGATCAGGACGTCGCGGCGGCACCACGCGCCGACTGCATAGCCGACTCCGCCGGAGGCCTCACCTTCGACGTCACCGACCCCGGTGGCAAGGGCGCGGCCTACCTGCTGCTGCGCCGCCGCGACGCCGCATCCGCCGACGAGGACGTGCGCCTGCCGCTTTCCCCGGCGGCCGACGGCAGGCTGCGGGCCGCGCTGCCCAGCAGCGTCGAGCTGGCCGAGGGACGCTGGAACGCCTACGCGGAGGTCGGCGGCGGCACCCCCCGCCGCCTCGCGCCCGGCGTCAACGACCTGCGCTCGCTGGTCGACCGCGCCCCCAGCGGCGCCCGCGGCCACATCGCCGTACGCATTCCGTACGCGACCAAGCAGGGCAACCTCTCCGTACGCAGCTGGCTGCGCGCCCCGCACGCGGAGATCGGCGAGCTGCGGATCGAGGGCACCGAGGTGGCCGCGCAGGGCCGTGTGTACGGCACCACGCTGACCGGCGCCGCATACGCCGAGGCGTCCCGGCGCGCCGAGCCCGACCGGATCGAGCGCTACGAACTGACCGCCGACGGCGTGGAGTTCAGCTTCGGCCTGCACTGCGACGTGCTCGCCGACAGCGGCCCCGGCCCCTGGGACCTCTGGCTGCGCCCGGCGGGGGAGAGCGGGCCGCGGATCCGGCTCGCCCGGCTCCTGGACGACATCCCGGACAAGAAGCAGATCTTCACCTACCCGGTGGTCCGGCTCGACACGGCGGCGCACGGCCCGCTGGAGGCGGGGGCGTACTACACGAACGACAACGACCTCTCGGTACGGATCCGCGAGGCGAACACGGTCGAGGGCTGA